In a genomic window of Styela clava chromosome 11, kaStyClav1.hap1.2, whole genome shotgun sequence:
- the LOC144429760 gene encoding uncharacterized protein LOC144429760 — protein sequence MTLSISLNEAWGPCADCPNIILGIESKNITYGPSNEYNCQCDWTIPTSIEIDNETAVVLLLQNVSLPITTGTGSIDCSGSIRFPSTNSHKCDFPSNNCLAFATSSTICNMNKIRENIPVTNHTCDSIIPWNNVARGSPYKIQYYAGNRYGYTKYFTIQYLVIDCRPTTTPPEAGKSYTSWFAHLHQHIIV from the exons ATGA CACTCAGCATCAGTCTGAATGAAGCATGGGGACCATGTGCTGATTGTCCCAATATCATACTTGGAATAGAGAGTAAGAATATCACATATGGACCAAGTAATGAATACAACTGCCAATGTGATTGGACAATACCAACAAGTATAGAGATAGATAATGAAACTGCAGTTGTTCTGTTGTTACAAAATGTTTCACTGCCGATCACAACTGGTACTGGAAGTATAGACTGCTCTGGGTCAATCAGATTCCCAA GCACTAATTCTCATAAATGTGATTTTCCAAGCAACAACTGTCTTGCGTTTGCAACTTCATCAACCATTTGCAACATGAACAAAATCAGAGAAAATATTCCAGTTACAAATCACACCTGTGATTCAATCATTCCATGGAATAACGTTGCAAGAGGAAGCCCATACAAGATACAATACTATGCAGGAAACCGTTATGGATACACAAAATACTTCACAATTCAATATCTTGTGATAGATTGTAGACCAACAACAACCCCACCAGAAGCAGGTAAGTCATATACTTCTTGGTTTGCACATCTACACCAACACATAATTGTTTAA
- the LOC144429675 gene encoding uncharacterized protein LOC144429675, with amino-acid sequence MWRHSNLFNCKWLFMQIIVLSISRNEAAPCTDCSNEILGTESKNITYGPSNEHNCNCDWTIPEAMDTDHETDHVVVLLLKNFSLPRTTGSGSTRCSGEIRFPSTDGYKCEFASNYCLVFETTSTTCNINKIREKIPVANHTCDSIIPWNRVGGSPYKIQYYAGNFAGYSKYFTIQYLVVDCRPTTTPAITTVTEQATTIATHQKDTSSYKTYFNSTSESTRTSGNVQCSTENSECCSCQTALIIAIAVSGIVSLIVGALLMFIILRYCNNNNKKPKNKDSMEMGSIQHQQPTVHERTTYENYTPTSEESGYAIPDQVDKKNEQQYEVITTGKEYQYDN; translated from the exons ATGTGGAGACATTCAAATCTCTTCAATTGCAAATGGTTGTTTATGCAGATAATTG TGCTTAGCATCAGTCGGAATGAAGCGGCACCCTGCACTGATTGCTCCAATGAAATACTTGGAACAGAGAGCAAGAATATCACATATGGACCAAGTAATGAACACAATTGCAACTGTGATTGGACAATACCAGAAGCTATGGACACAGATCATGAAACAGATCATGTTGTTGTTctgttgttaaaaaatttttcaTTACCGAGGACAACTGGTAGTGGAAGTACACGCTGCTCTGGAGAAATCAGATTCCCGA GCACTGATGGATACAAATGTGAATTTGCAAGCAACTACTGTCTTGTATTCGAAACTACATCAACCACTTGCAACATCAACAAAATCAGAGAGAAAATTCCAGTTGCAAATCACACCTGTGATTCAATCATCCCATGGAATAGAGTTGGAGGAAGCCCATACAAGATACAATACTATGCAGGAAACTTTGCTGGTTACTCAAAATACTTTACAATACAATATCTTGTGGTAGATTGCAGACCAACAACCACACCTGCAATCA cAACGGTAACTGAGCAAGCAACAACAATAGCAACTCATCAAAAAGATACATCATCTTATAAAACATACTTCAACTCAACCAGTGAATCAACCAGAACATCTGGCAACgttcaatgttcaactgaaaatAGTGAATGCTGCAGCTGCCAAACGGCACTGATCATTGCTATCGCAGTATCAGGAATTGTGAGTTTGATCGTTGGAGCTTTGTTGATGTTCATAATACTAAG GTattgcaacaacaacaacaagaaaccGAAGAACAAAGATTCAATGGAAATGGGAAGCATTCAACATCAGCAGCCAACTGTCCATGAACGAACAACATATGAAAACTACACACCAACATCAGAGGAAAGTGGATATGCAATTCCGGATCAAGTTGATAAAAAGAATGAACAACAATATGAGGTTATAACAACTGGAAAAGAATATCAATATGACAATTAA
- the LOC144429792 gene encoding uncharacterized protein LOC144429792 — MWKYSKHINCKCLFMQIIALSISLNEAAICTDCSNTILRTESVNITYGPSNEYSCNCDWTIPEDMDTDHETAVVLLLQNFSLPRTTSSSTTHCSGRIRFPSTDGYKCEFASNYCLVFETTSTTCNINKIREKIPVANHTSFSIGLNEAVRCTDCSPKILETESKNITYGPGNEYNCNCDWTIPTSMDTDHETAVVLLLQNVSLPRTTGIGSTDCSGEIRFPSKYNTRIC, encoded by the exons ATGtggaaatattcaaaacatatcAATTGCAAATGCTTGTTTATGCAGATAATTG CACTCAGCATCAGTCTGAATGAAGCAGCAATATGCACTGATTGTTCAAATACAATACTCAGAACAGAGAGTGTGAATATCACATATGGACCAAGTAATGAGTACAGCTGCAACTGTGATTGGACAATACCAGAAGATATGGACACAGATCATGAAACTGCTGTTGTTCTGTTGttacaaaatttttcattaCCGAGGACAACTAGTAGCAGTACTACACACTGCTCTGGGAGAATCAGATTTCCAA GCACTGATGGATACAAATGTGAATTTGCAAGCAACTACTGTCTTGTATTCGAAACTACATCAACCACTTGCAACATCAACAAAATCAGAGAGAAAATTCCAGTTGCAAATCACACCT CATTTAGTATTGGTCTGAATGAAGCAGTACGATGCACTGATTGTTCACCTAAAATACTTGAAACAGAGAGCAAGAATATCACATATGGACCAGGTAATGAATACAACTGCAATTGTGATTGGACAATACCAACAAGTATGGACACAGATCATGAAACTGCAGTTGTTCTGTTGTTACAAAATGTTTCACTGCCAAGAACAACTGGTATTGGAAGTACAGACTGCTCTGGAGAAATCAGATTCCCAAGTAAGTACAATACTCGAATATGCTAG
- the LOC120347073 gene encoding uncharacterized protein LOC120347073: MQQKQTKKVPLTLGRIICETTTFETTKITGMNESKMTTNTKETASDQKMYRKLRFCIPNNDCSRYIIRIYCRNHHRSFDNLLDSEIIEKKEAEKPNGNAEQSTSSTYHHEKCRI; encoded by the exons ATGCaacagaaacaaacaaaaaaggtTCCATTAACACTTGGAAGAATTATATGTGAAACAACAACTTTTGAAACCACCAAAATTACTGGTATGAATGAATCAA AAATGACTACAAACACAAAAGAAACTGCCAGTGATCAAAAAATGTATAGAAAACTCAGATTCTGCATCCCTAACAATGATTGCAGTAGGTACATCATCAGGATTTATTGTAGGAATCATCATCGGAGTTTTGACAACTTGCTTGATTCAGAG attattgagaaaaaagaaGCAGAAAAACCAAATGGAAATGCAGAGCAGTCAACATCATCAACATACCACCATGAAAAATGCAGAATATGA
- the LOC144429950 gene encoding uncharacterized protein LOC144429950 encodes MRKHSKLFNSKWLFMQIVALSISLNEAASCTDCSNTILGTTTSKPTATNGWETTTKYPEEISTTLKAEQTAKLNGLQTEISTTLKAGPNTKDKISEAEQQTTLSDSDRTESHSTTDLDKNITVTTGTNGSSDLLTIAISLSGIVAFILGALSIFVIQRYCNKNKKPKKKDSMEIGSIQHQQPTVHERTTYENYTPTSDESGYEVPIQVDNKNEQSGYEVPIPVDNKNEQQYEVVRSGAEYQYENA; translated from the exons ATGAGGAAACATTCAAAACTCTTCAATAGCAAATGGTTGTTTATGCAGATAGTTG CACTAAGCATCAGTCTGAATGAAGCGGCATCCTGCACTGATTGTTCAAATACAATACTTGGAACAACCACTTCTAAACCAA CagcaacaaatggatgggaaacaacaacaaaatatccAGAAGAAATTTCGACAACACTCAAAGCTGAACAGACTGCAAAGCTGAACGGTCTACAAACGGAAATTTCGACAACACTGAAAGCTGGACCAAATACAAAAgacaaaa TTAGTGAAGCTGAGCAGCAAACAACACTATCTGATTCAGACAGAACTGAATCTCATTCTACAACTGATTTGGACAAAAACATCACAGTTACCACGGGAACCAATGGAAGTTCTGATTTATTGACAATTGCAATTTCATTGTCAGGAATAGTTGCTTTTATCTTGGGAGCTTTGTCAATCTTTGTCATACAAAG GTATTGCAACAAAAACAAGAAACCGAAAAAGAAAGATTCAATGGAAATTGGAAGCATCCAACATCAGCAGCCAACTGTCCATGAACGAACAACATATGAAAACTACACACCAACATCAGATGAAAGTGGATATGAAGTTCCGATTCAAGTTGATAACAAGAATGAACAAAGTGGATATGAAGTTCCGATTCCAGTTGATAACAAGAATGAACAACAATATGAGGTTGTGAGAAGCGGAGCAGAATACCAATATGAAAATGCGTGA
- the LOC120347069 gene encoding uncharacterized protein LOC120347069, which translates to MDSKIKMMTCQSSIWILLAIMINVNEAYQCPSCPKITLGTENKNITYGPSNERDCQCDWTIPTSMATDHETAVVLLLQNVSLPMTAGSGSRDCSGEIRFPGASGHRCDFANNQCIVFTTESTICNMNIIREKIPVANHTCDSIIPWNNAGGSPYNVQYYSRGYVGYTKYFTIQYLVVDCRSSATTFKPTTANGWETTTKNPIEISTTEKTERTTKNKITEAEQRTTQSDSGITNSHSICDLDKNITITTGINGSSDSLMIAIPVSGIVGFIFGALSMSFIQRYCNKNKKKLKNKDSMEMGSIQHPEPTVHKRTTYENYTPTSDESGYEVPNQVDNKNEQSGYEVPNQVDNKNEQSGYEVPNQVDNKKEQSGYEVLNQVDNKNEQSGYEVPIQVDNKNEQQYKVMTTGKEYEYEN; encoded by the exons AtggattcaaaaataaaaatgatgacCTGCCAAAGCAGCATATGGATTCTCCTTG cTATTATGATCAATGTGAATGAAGCATATCAATGCCCTAGTTGTCCCAAAATAACACTTGGAACAGAGAACAAGAATATCACATATGGACCAAGTAATGAGCGGGACTGCCAATGTGATTGGACAATACCAACAAGTATGGCCACAGATCACGAAACTGCAGTTGTTCTGTTGTTACAAAATGTTTCATTGCCAATGACGGCTGGTAGTGGAAGTAGAGACTGCTCAGGAGAAATCAGATTTCCAG GTGCTAGTGGACACAGATGTGATTTTGCAAACAACCAGTGTATTGTTTTTACAACTGAATCAACCATTTGTAACATGAACATAATCAGAGAGAAAATTCCAGTTGCAAATCACACCTGTGATTCAATCATTCCATGGAATAATGCTGGAGGAAGTCCATATAATGTACAATACTATTCCAGAGGCTATGTTGGTTACACAAAATACTTCACAATACAATATCTTGTGGTAGATTGTAGATCTTCAGCAACAACTTTTAAACCAA CAACAGCAAATGGATGGGAAACAACAACAAAGAATCCAATAGAAATTTCGACAACAGAAAAAACTGAACGGACtacaaaaaacaaaa ttACCGAAGCTGAGCAGCGAACAACACAATCTGATTCCGGCATAACTAATTCTCATTCCATATGTGATTTGGACAAAAACATCACCATCACCACGGGAATCAATGGAAGTTCTGATTCACTGATGATCGCAATTCCAGTTTCAGGAATAGTTGGTTTTATCTTTGGAGCTTTGTCAATGTCTTTCATACAAAG GTATTGCAACAAGAACAAGAAGAAATTGAAGAACAAAGATTCAATGGAAATGGGAAGCATTCAACATCCAGAGCCAACTGTCCATAAACGAACAACATATGAAAACTACACACCAACATCAGATGAAAGTGGATATGAAGTTCCGAATCAAGTTGATAATAAGAATGAACAAAGTGGATATGAAGTTCCGAATCAAGTTGATAACAAGAATGAACAAAGTGGATATGAAGTTCCGAATCAAGTTGATAACAAGAAGGAACAAAGTGGATATGAAGTTCTGAATCAAGTTGATAATAAGAATGAACAAAGTGGATATGAAGTTCCGATTCAAGTTGATAACAAGAATGAACAACAATACAAAGTTATGACAACTGGAAAAGAATATGAATATGAGAATTAA